The following proteins are co-located in the Piscirickettsia litoralis genome:
- a CDS encoding chemotaxis protein CheW translates to MSGVLDTVDQRTNLVGQNRLEILTFRLLSGPKFAINVFKVQEVLICPKLTRFPKSSSCTVGVAHIRGVTMSIIDLGKMVGLEGIPDDKVNEGVLIITEYNRSIQGFLVHEVDRIINLNWDTITRPPWRHWPRQLFNRRH, encoded by the coding sequence ATGTCAGGAGTATTAGATACGGTCGATCAACGAACAAATTTAGTCGGACAAAATCGGCTAGAGATCCTGACGTTCCGTCTACTTTCAGGTCCTAAATTCGCAATTAATGTTTTTAAGGTTCAAGAAGTTTTAATTTGTCCAAAGCTCACGCGCTTTCCCAAAAGTAGTTCGTGCACCGTCGGTGTTGCCCATATTCGTGGCGTGACCATGTCCATCATCGATCTTGGCAAAATGGTTGGTCTTGAGGGCATTCCAGATGATAAGGTTAACGAAGGCGTGCTCATCATCACCGAATATAATCGCTCAATCCAAGGTTTTCTAGTTCATGAGGTTGACCGTATTATTAACCTAAATTGGGATACAATCACCCGCCCCCCCTGGAGGCATTGGCCGCGACAATTATTTAACCGCCGTCACTAA
- a CDS encoding UDP-2,3-diacylglucosamine diphosphatase produces the protein MTTPLYQALFISDLHLSPEQPKLIELFLDYLTDTARHSQALYILGDFFEFWIGDDDPEPLYQKIQKALQQLSTHQHTKIYFMPGNRDFLLGQTWCQAAGITLLTDPTVITINNQNILLSHGDLYCTDDTSYQRYRHWVRKPWLQRCFFVSAIILAA, from the coding sequence ATGACAACACCTCTGTATCAAGCCCTCTTTATCTCTGATTTACACCTAAGCCCAGAGCAACCCAAATTAATCGAGCTGTTTTTAGATTATCTGACTGATACTGCAAGACACAGCCAAGCGCTCTACATCTTGGGCGACTTTTTTGAGTTCTGGATTGGCGATGATGACCCTGAACCGCTGTACCAGAAAATTCAGAAAGCATTACAACAGCTTAGCACTCACCAACACACTAAAATTTACTTTATGCCCGGTAATCGTGACTTTCTATTAGGTCAAACATGGTGCCAAGCGGCCGGTATCACTTTACTTACAGATCCAACAGTCATTACGATAAACAACCAGAACATTTTACTCAGTCATGGCGATTTATATTGCACAGACGATACTAGTTATCAGCGCTACCGTCATTGGGTCAGAAAACCTTGGCTGCAACGCTGTTTTTTTGTCTCTGCCATTATCCTGGCGGCTTAA
- a CDS encoding metallophosphoesterase family protein has product MSLPLSWRLKVANKIHSAGRKKQAGYSKPIDINQKAIQHYSHHYQSNTLIHGHTHRLGWHQHTNTQRWVLGDWRDHATDLCIFSSGKWQLRDHLP; this is encoded by the coding sequence TTGTCTCTGCCATTATCCTGGCGGCTTAAGGTCGCCAATAAGATTCATAGCGCAGGCCGAAAGAAACAGGCTGGCTATTCAAAACCGATAGATATTAATCAAAAAGCGATTCAACACTATAGCCATCACTACCAAAGCAATACCCTGATTCATGGCCATACTCACCGCTTAGGCTGGCATCAGCATACAAACACTCAACGTTGGGTGCTTGGCGATTGGCGTGACCATGCCACCGACTTATGTATATTTTCCAGTGGCAAATGGCAGTTACGCGACCACTTGCCATAA
- the gltX gene encoding glutamate--tRNA ligase codes for MGLKLPLKLNVCELSMNYLAILRYNGRFAIAILNFGRDNLRIQGDSGIHMKTRFAPSPTGLMHLGNVRTALFSALLAHSESEGRFVLRIEDTDEERSELQYVDAVQEDLQWLGIQWEEGPEVNGEYGPYFQSERHDLYNGYYQQLIDKKLAYPCFCSESKLEMVRKAQRAAGQPPRYPGTCRSLSAEEVAAKFAEGQKASLRFSLPRGETIDFTDAVKGLQRFNSDDIGDFIIRRSNGTPSFMFCNAIDDSLMKVTHVLRGEDHLTNSPRQLMILKALGLPELTYGHISMITSKEGNKLSKREGSFSIRDLREDGYLPEAVVNYMARLGHYFGDLGFSSINELAKNFKIASLSKSAARYDEEQLKYWQKEAVLHIDAETLWQWMGQEVHDRVPASQKQLFIDTVRPNIVFPKDALELVQMLFQGVSLEETEKNVLAEAGIDFFKAAVSCAEAGDGTWKNLTSGIKEQTGVKGKKLFQPLRVALTGQWHGPELGPVVSLLGKEQLISRLMDAVKLIEGA; via the coding sequence TTGGGTTTAAAATTGCCTTTGAAATTAAATGTCTGTGAACTATCTATGAACTATTTGGCTATTTTACGTTATAATGGCCGTTTCGCGATAGCGATACTCAATTTTGGTCGAGATAATTTAAGAATACAAGGTGATAGTGGTATCCACATGAAGACACGCTTTGCTCCTAGCCCAACGGGTTTAATGCACTTAGGGAATGTTCGTACGGCGTTATTTAGCGCGTTGTTAGCTCACAGTGAGAGTGAGGGTCGATTTGTTTTGCGGATAGAAGATACCGACGAAGAGCGTTCCGAGCTGCAATATGTTGATGCAGTACAAGAAGATTTACAATGGTTAGGCATTCAGTGGGAAGAAGGACCTGAGGTTAATGGTGAGTATGGGCCGTATTTTCAGTCGGAGCGTCATGATCTTTATAATGGTTATTATCAACAATTAATTGATAAAAAATTGGCTTATCCGTGTTTTTGCTCTGAAAGCAAGTTGGAGATGGTCAGAAAAGCCCAGCGTGCCGCAGGACAACCACCACGTTACCCCGGGACTTGTCGTAGTTTGAGTGCTGAAGAAGTTGCAGCAAAATTTGCCGAAGGCCAAAAAGCCTCTTTGCGTTTTAGTCTGCCGCGAGGTGAGACTATTGACTTTACCGATGCTGTAAAGGGCTTACAGCGCTTTAACAGTGATGATATTGGTGATTTTATTATCCGCCGTTCTAATGGCACTCCGTCGTTCATGTTTTGTAATGCCATCGATGATTCGCTCATGAAAGTCACGCATGTTTTGCGTGGAGAAGATCACTTAACCAATTCACCGCGTCAGCTGATGATTTTAAAGGCGTTGGGCTTGCCTGAGCTGACTTATGGTCATATTTCAATGATTACCAGCAAAGAGGGTAATAAATTATCGAAGCGCGAAGGTAGTTTTAGTATTCGTGATTTGCGTGAAGATGGTTATTTGCCTGAAGCTGTTGTGAATTATATGGCTCGTTTGGGGCATTATTTTGGTGATTTAGGTTTCTCGAGCATTAATGAACTCGCTAAAAATTTCAAAATAGCGTCATTGTCTAAATCTGCGGCGCGTTATGATGAAGAGCAGTTAAAGTATTGGCAAAAAGAAGCCGTATTACACATTGATGCTGAGACACTATGGCAGTGGATGGGCCAAGAGGTGCATGATCGAGTACCCGCCTCTCAAAAGCAGCTTTTTATTGATACTGTGCGCCCAAATATTGTGTTTCCTAAAGATGCTCTAGAATTAGTCCAGATGTTGTTTCAGGGGGTGAGTCTTGAAGAAACTGAAAAAAATGTGTTAGCTGAAGCAGGAATCGATTTTTTCAAAGCCGCTGTAAGTTGTGCAGAGGCTGGCGATGGCACTTGGAAAAATCTAACCTCAGGAATTAAAGAACAAACAGGCGTAAAAGGTAAGAAACTATTCCAGCCGTTACGGGTGGCCTTAACCGGACAGTGGCATGGACCAGAGTTAGGTCCTGTGGTGAGTTTATTAGGAAA
- a CDS encoding response regulator, with the protein MDILLAEDDLADQNLIKLACAKSKGQHELHIVEDGEQALQYLRRQGSFSQVQTPDLIILDINMPKLSGLEVLDQLAQEPKLKQIPIIILTTSDLEQDQNHSYTEGAKSFITKPASFDEYITLFDRFDEDWFRIVCQRQNSTQSKTTNVIPFTRKN; encoded by the coding sequence ATGGATATTTTACTTGCTGAAGATGACCTTGCTGACCAAAACCTCATCAAACTGGCCTGTGCCAAATCAAAAGGTCAACATGAGTTGCATATTGTTGAAGATGGCGAACAAGCCTTGCAATACCTGCGTCGACAGGGTAGTTTTAGCCAGGTCCAAACGCCCGACCTGATCATTCTTGACATCAATATGCCTAAACTTTCCGGACTTGAGGTATTAGACCAGCTCGCTCAAGAACCCAAGCTAAAACAGATCCCGATCATTATTTTAACCACCTCTGATCTCGAGCAAGATCAAAATCACTCTTACACCGAAGGGGCAAAATCATTTATCACTAAGCCCGCCAGCTTCGATGAATACATCACCCTCTTCGATCGCTTCGACGAGGATTGGTTTCGTATTGTCTGCCAACGACAAAACTCAACACAGAGTAAAACCACCAATGTAATCCCCTTCACAAGAAAGAATTAA